Proteins encoded by one window of Melospiza melodia melodia isolate bMelMel2 chromosome 9, bMelMel2.pri, whole genome shotgun sequence:
- the PLA2G12B gene encoding group XIIB secretory phospholipase A2-like protein: MRLLLGAALLCLGLRPGHGSEEAAPDSPGHQDPQAAASYSDWGIDTIRDGFEAVNSYFDSFLELLGGKNGVCQYRCRYGKAPMARPHYKPQEPNGCSSHFLGLKLDLGIPAMTKCCNQLDVCYDTCGANKYRCDAKFRWCLHSICSDLKRSLGFVSKVQACESMADTVFNAVWTLGCRPFMNSQRSACICSEEERDEL; the protein is encoded by the exons AtgcggctgctgctgggggcagcGCTCCTGTGCCTCGGCCTGCGCCCGGGCCACGGCTCCGAGGAGGCAGCGCCCGACAGCCCCGGGCACCAGGACCCGCAGGCGGCGGCATCCTATTCCGACTGGGGCATCGACACCATCCGCGATGGCTTCGAAGCTGTCAACAGCTACTTCGACTCCTTCCTGGAACTGCTCGGGGGGAAGAACGGGGTCTGTCAGTACCGCTGCCGATACG GGAAGGCTCCCATGGCACGGCCTCACTACAAACCCCAGGAACCCAACGGCTGTAGCTCCCATTTTCTGGGGCTCAAG CTAGACTTGGGCATCCCTGCCATGACCAAGTGCTGTAACCAGCTGGATGTTTGCTATGACACCTGTGGGGCCAACAAGTACCGCTGCGACGCCAAGTTCCGCTGGTGCCTGCACTCCATCTGCTCCGACCTCAAACGCAGCCTGGGCTTCGTCTCCAAGGTGCAAG CCTGTGAATCCATGGCAGACACGGTGTTCAATGCAGTCTGGACCCTGGGCTGCCGGCCCTTCATGAACAGCCAGAGGAGCGCCTGCATTTGCAGCGAGGAGGAGCGCGATGAGCTGTGA